tccagattttctctttgtctttaattttctccAATGAGAATGTGATATGCCCAGGAGGAGATTTTTTGTGCGTGTTTCTCCTGCCTGGTGTtccctgagcttcctggatctgtgattTGTTGTCTTTCgttaatttttgaaattatcaGTCGTTATTGCTGTAAAtactttttgttcctttctctcttctccttccggTCTTCTCACTCTACATATGTTACACCTTTTGAAACAGTCACGGGATTTGTGGATATTCTGTTCTGTCATTTTCATTCATCCTTCTCTTCatatttcagttttggaagtttctctTGACATAACTTCAAGCTCATTGATTCTTGCCTTGGCCTTGCCCAGTCGGCCgataagcccatcaaaggcattcttcacttGTGTTACAGCGTTCTTGATTTCACACATTTCCTTTACCTTCTTAGAGTTTACATCTCTTTGCTTACATTATCCATCAATTCTTTCATATTGTccactttttccattagagccATTAGCATAGTCATCATAGTTGTTTAAAATTCCCAacctgatggggcgcctgggtggttcagtcagttgaagtCTGACtgttgattacagctcaggtcatgggatcaggccccgtgtcaggctcctcgctaagcatggagcctgcttaagatcctctctttctccttctgcccctctcccctgcttgcactctctttctctctttaaaataaaaaataaaataaaataaaatgtgaaaaaataaaaatttcaattcaatAATTCCAACATCTCTCCAGATCCAAGTCTAGCTCTGATGCTTGTTCTGTCCCTTCAaactatgtgggttttttttttttttttgtcttttagtatatcttgtaattttttttaggtatattaattttgagagagagcgagccagctggggaggggcagagagagagagagagagagggagatagaggatccaaaggaggctctgtgctgacagcagagagcccaatgtggggcttgaactcatggactgtgagatcatggcttgagccgaagttgggcacttgactggctgagccacccaggcacctcatagtatgccttgtaattttttgttgaaatttcGATATGATGTGTTGTGtagaagaaactgaggtaaaCAGGCCTGTAGCATGAGATTTTGTTTATCTTGCCAGGGTTTAGTCCATGTTTATTGCTTGTTGCAGCCATAGGTGTCAGAGGCAAAATATTCCTCCGGTGCCCTCAATTTGTCTTCCTTGTTATCTTTGGGTTTTCCTAgaaacttattattattattattattatttttaaagtagacttcatgcccagcatgggacccaatgtagggcttgaactcgtgaacttgagatcaagacctaagctgagatcaagagtcagatgcttaaccaacttagccacacagatgcccctagACACTTCTTAAATTAGTTCTGAGATGGGCAATTCTTTCGCTTGTATCCCATTTTTACACAGGCCCCCACTGATGTGGTGGAAAgatgtggagagaggggaaggctAGAAGCGGCTAGAGTTAggtatttcttttcctccaggtCTGTCAGGCTCTATTAAAATCCCAGCCGGTTTGGCATTTGGGGCTGTCTTAGTTTGTTTTGAGGGAAATCCCTGAAACAGAAAGCTCTGGGCAATACTTCAAAATGGCTGCCTCACCCTCTTCCTGTTGGGACCACAAGGggatttttccatctttcttcctcaTGAGAATCTGGTAGGGCTCCTGGAGGTTAAACTCACAAAGGTGCGGGGCCCCTTAAGATTGGACCTCTGCCCCCTGAACTCTTTAACCCTTGTCTACACTGGCCACAccagcaattcatcaattacagTTTAGCTTTTCCTCCCCTGGTAGTGGTTCAGACAGAGATTGATGCTCCAGTGggttgtgattctctgtctctccaatgTGGGGGCAGCCGTTTGTCCTGTGATCTCAGTTCTCTgatggatctaagaagagttcATTGATTTTTCAGCTTGTCAGCGACTTTCTCTTTTGTGCGGATGGCAGTGATGATTGCCAAGGCTGGACCAGGAAACCAGAAATCCAGGTACATTTGTAGttgtaggatttcctttttttttcctttcatttttaacgCTTTatcaatcatttaaaatgttttctatgatTCCACTCACTATAGCCATCTTTTTCTGTAGGTTTTAATCACATTCATTATAAAATACTTTCCTGTAACTTTTCTTATCTAGTATTATTTGCAGATCTATTTCCATTGActgaatctggattttttttctcgtGACTCAGTCACATTTGTCTGTTTCTTGGCATGTctggtattttttattgtatatcaGACATCATGGATGACAGGACACAGAGACTCTGGGTTCTGTTATAATTCTCTGAAGAGTGTTGAGTTTTGTTCTCCAGGGGGTTGAATTATTGGAACATCACCAAAACCTTGCGGAGGCTGGGCTTTTAAGTTTTATGAGGGTgggtattttctgattttgccCTTAGTTCTAAGGCAAATCTCTTATTTCTAGAACATAGTCTTTATTACCAAGGTGTGATCCTTTTggggtttaaaagaaaaactgaggcgTTTACCAAGCTCCTCTGTCAGACTCCAAATTCTGTCTCCCCTGGAGCTAGCAGCAAATGAATCTCTTCTCAGCTTTTGGCCttccagctctttctctttccctggaatCCCTGGAATTCTGTGGGCAGTTCAGGCCAGCCACATATTTGAAGTTTATTGCTTTCAACTCCTCACCTGCAGAGGCTCCAAACTTCACTGTGTTGCCCCCTCAGTTTCCAGCTGCAGTGTCCTTCCCAAACTCCATCCTCTGCCTTCTGCAGCCAATAGGACTGTGGCTTCCTGTTTGAGGTCTGACTGACCAGAAGAGAGAGCTCAGGGAAAAAGcagctcttctttttaaaaatagttttatttatttattttgagagaaagagagcaggcaagcggaggaggagcagagagagaggagagagggagagagagagagagacagacagggtgaGAGAGGGACCCAATCAGGCTCCTTGCTCTCGAGAgcgcagagcttgacacgggTCTCCATCTCGCAGTTGTGACTTGAGCCAGACTcaagagttgggtacttaaccaactgaaccacccaggcgccccaagcagctCTTCTTTCAAGAGCTGCCTTCGTCcactttgctttttgttcttctcGTTGTTTCCAGGTGGCTGTTTCATATATTCTGTCCACATTTCATAAAGCAGAAAGTCCTCTACCTTTGGATTTTTGAATATGTAATCCATATCATCTATTCCAGAAGCgaactattaaaataaacaagcataGAAAATTGGACAGTAAGACCTACTGTAAAGGCGGACGATTATCTGACCTTAATTCAGAGGATGCCTTTCAAAGTCAGGGTGTACGAGCTCAGGCAAACTTGAcgcaggccccacccccaccagcagcGTGGTCTCTCGGGCATCACAGACGACGCCCCGCCGCACGCCCCGCCCCCCTCGCCCGCTGGCGCCCGTTTCCATGGCGACGCGGCACCAGGCCGGGGCAGTCGAGCCACCAAGTGGGAGTGCAGCGACCGCAGAGGCGGCGGCagaggcggcggcagcggcgaCATGAGCGCGGGGGTGGCGGCGGCCGGGCAGCGGCCCCCCAGCTCGGGGCTCCCGGGCTCCCGGGGCACGTCGCGCCTGCGCCCGCCCGCCATCCTCCAGCCCGCGCAGCACAGCACGCAGGTTGGGCTCATCGAGGCGCAGAAGCGGGTCGTGGACCTGGAGAAGAGCCTGCAGTTCCTGCAGCAGCAGCACTCGGAGACACTGGTCAAGCTCCACGAGGAGATCGAGCACCTCAAGCGGGAGAACAAGGGTGAGTCCGGGCGCCGCGGCCGCGAGTGAGGCGTCTTCCGCGGCTGGGGCCCGAGGGAGAGGCAGACCTGCCGCTCCCGGGTGCCTCTAGTACCGAAACACTCGTGGACTCTAGAACACGAGGTTTAGAAACCCTTAAACAGGGTATAAGGAGGACACAGGGCAGCAAGCCCCACCCCGGGTCCTGCTACGTGGGTCTCGGACTCCCTGCCTCCTCCGCACCCCCGGGCCCCAAACCTGGGTCTTCGTGGGCGGGGTCGACGGGGCCGCCCCACCATCTGGTGATCTGGTAGGGTGGTCTGGCTGTGTAGCGTTTCCCACAGTAAGCCGGGTCGCAGTCTCCTCTCTAGGCAAGTCGGGCCCGCCTGTTCTAAAAACTTTCATGGAAGTAAAAAGTGCGAGTGTACAGCTCAGTGATTTTCACAAACTAAACACAGATCGAGAGCCGACTTGCCATTCCCATCCAGCCCCTCCTTGgacacctccccctgcccccgcgtCTCCTCAGGGCAGGTCCTTCCTAACTTTGCCCCGCTGGTGGCTCCTCACCGCCATGGGCCAGGCCTGAAGCAGAACTTAAGGCCTATCACGGTGGGACACTgctgtcctctcttctcccttatGCTTTAGTTGGAACTCCTGCCCCCACATTCTTAGCCctgtctcagtttctccccacCTTTCTCCTGTTGCCTTTACCTGAAGTGCTATTAGATCAAGGGCTCACCATGATGTCAGGACTCCCTCCTCCTGACATAAGGAGTCTTGAGTCTCACCCCTGTCCCTCCCTGATGCCCAGGCTGGATGTGGCCAGCCCACGTTCTGGGTGTCACTTGATCATTGCTCTGACCGCATTTGCTCATCCATGACTAGGGGCTCCTGGAGGACTGGGTCATCCTGACTCACTCACCTCTGTTCTTCTGGAGCTTGGGGCTCCACCTAGCAGAGGGTGCCCTATAGATGTCATGGGCAGAGGAATGGACTCCTGGCGAGGCTCTCACCCAAGGGCTCTGGCTCAGGGAACAGCTAGAGGCATTGCTGGCCCTAAGACACCCAGGGTAAAGGCTTGGCCCATGGGGCAGTGTCCTGGCTGCTAAGGTCATGTGTGAGGTCTCTCAGGGGTTCAGCGGGGAGTGCACAGGGCAAGCCAAAACCTCTTCTCCCCAAATGGCTGCAGTTTCAAAAATGACCAGTGCACATGCTTGCTTTCAGATCTCCATTACAAGCTAATAATGAATCAAAAGCCAAAGAAAGGTAAGACTGAGGCCCTTGGGTGCCTGATGGGAAATTACTTCTGTCAGGAGTAGCCCCTCCAGAGTGCTTGTGTCTACCCAGCTAGCTGCACTGGCCCATGTACTATCCCAGTGGGGAGGAATCCTGGGGGACCTGGACAGacaccactgccccccaccccccggcatGGTGTGGGTGACTGTGCACCCAAGCACAGCAGGTGGGGCTCTCGGGGATCCCAAGGCCTGAAGTCTGCAGTAAGGAAGCAGGAAGAGCAGCTTGGGGTGGGGCTGCCGagaccccacccctgccaccaccaccctgcccccGGGCCCCCAGCCTTGCTGCTCTGCTGGATTCTTTTACTTGGGTTGCTGCTATGGCAGCCCCCAGCCCTGTGCCTCTGGCACAGACGGCTGTGGGCACAGTCCTTCTGGGGATCCTCCCTGCCATGTCTGCTGTGACCAagtgtagagacagagagacctgcAGTCACTCGTCTAAGGCCCTTCCTCATCGTGAcagcccctttctctttgcctgtcctccagcccagcccagggagaCTCAGGCTGTGTTGGGCCTGTTCCCCCCACATACCTTTGGGGCCAAGTCTGACATCAAGAGGTGGTCTGAGAGGTGTTAGCCTGGTATGCCCCAGTCTGGGGATGTCCCGGGGCTCCCTTCCTAGGGGACATGGAATATGGGAACAGTGGTGGTGGGCCCTCCTCGAGCGGAGCAGAGCAGTTCCAGTGAGCTATCCTGGGCAAGTGGCAGGGCCTGTTAATGGTCCCAGTCCTGCAGGGTCGGGGGTCCCCAGTGGGCTATCAGAAGAGGCCATCCTCCCATTCAGGGCCTGCTTCTTCGGGCCCAAGCCCGCTGCTTTCTGGATGGCCCTTCCAGAAATCACCTTCCCCTTGGCCTTGGTTCTGCCTCACCAGAGCAGGGGGGGAGGGCTCtgcacaaacacaaacacaaacacaaacacacaggcCTGCAGGGCCAGGAGGAAGGTACGGGTGGCCTGGCCCCTCCCAACAGCGGGGCACAGAAGTGTCCGGGAAAGCTGGGACCAAGGTGGTGCTGCCACCATCTCAGACTAACCCGGTGCACTTCCCACAGGCAGCACCTCCAATTCCAGCTTTCAGTCCATCAAGTCCGTCTCAAACTCGACCTTGTCAGGTGGCATGCCAGCACCCTCTGTGAACTcagggtcaggggaggggcacgTGCCCCACTGGGGCCCTGGGCCCCGATGGCCAGTGTGGGGTGCTGACCAGATTGCACCTTTGCCAAGCTCTGTGGACTTAAGGGTTAAGGAGTAGCTGAAGGGAGCCAGAGAGGGTGGCCGCCAGGTGCCGTCAGCTGACACCAGCAGGAAGGAGCCGAGGCGGGGTGTGACAGGACCATGGATTGGCCAGAGGGAGACTACGAAAGCGAAAGCGGGGTTGGCTACAAAGGAAGTGAACGTCAGATCAACGTGGGGCACAAGGTCCTGTGGCAGGCACACCCTGCCTGCATACAAAGAGAGGAGCCCCTGAGCCTTCCTAAGTGGTCTTCCAAGGGCAGCCTGGCAGAAGCCCTGCTTGTCAAACACGACAAACACCTGAAAGCAGGTGGATACAGGTGGGACAGCCCTGCCTAGCGTTCTGGGCTTGTGGTGTCCTCTGCAGAGTGAGGGGAGCTAATAGCCCCTTCTCTGCACTCGGCCTCCCTGAGAGGCCAGGCATCCTCCCCGGGTGTGGCCCTTGCCCCTTCCACGCAGGGCCTAGGCAGGCCGTGGGCCTTGTCCGTGGAAAGGAAGTCTGTGCAGGCCGGGTCCCAGAACTCTCATACAGTTTCATTTTGCCCCAAATGGGGTGCTGCTTCAGAGTCAGGGAACAGCTGCGGGGCCACCCTGACCCCTGGACTTCCCCGAGGCATGGGAGACTGACCCAGTACAAGTAGGGGGAGGCCAGCTTCTACAGCAGCAGTAGTTTTAGAGCGTTCAGCAGGCACCACCCACAGACCCCCTTTTTGGGTCACCTGGCAGCCCCCACAATGGGGACTCTGTTACCATCTCTCCTTTAcaaggaggaaaccgaggcagaggGCAGGCGCTCCTTGGGCACTCACAGCCAATCCTGGAGGACGTGGGCCCTGGCTCTTGATGCCCACCCACAGTGACTGCCCTGTCTGGGTCTGATCTACAGCCAACTCTCAAGGAAAGGCCAGGCCCCGGCCCAGCTTCTCCAAGAAGCAAGACTCAAAAACTGACATTCCTCCGAAGACGGACCTGGAAGAGAAGACCCCAGCTGCTGCCCTGTTTCACAAGAGCAAGCGGGACAACGCTCCAGGGGTGCAGGGGCAGGCCAAGTAAGGGCTCACCTGTACCCTGTGGGCCCAGCGTTGCATTTCGTAGGTTCACATTCTGGAAGCAGCCAGCTGCCTTGCCCTTCCAAATGGGTCAGTCTCCAGAGTGAAAGCAGACTCACTCCAGGCAGGCCCATCTGGCGGGCAATGCCCTGTGCTGACCTGAGCCCACACGAGGGTGCCAACAGCAGCCCAGAAACTAATTTCTCACAGAAATGGAACCAAGTAACTTGGCCTTTACATTAGTTTGCTTTTCACCAAGACAACAAGCAAAAGAACAACAGTAAGTTGGGTTCCTGGGCTCACCCTGGGAAATGTGCTTGGCCTCCGCAAGGCACAGAGCCAGCAGGCCAGAGCAAGACCGGGTTGACACCTGTTTCTGGGACTTCCTGGAAAGCAGCAGTGAACCTGGACTTTGCATCCGAAGAGACCCTGTTGTCCCCTGGGTAGTTCAGCCAGCAGGACGGGGTCCTGCTTCTCTGCACGGTCCTTACTGAGAGTCCCTCTCAACCAGCCCCACGGGTGTGGGGTCAGGACTGAGGGCAGTCACACAGCTTGAACCACATCTGACCCTCAGTGCACcttgaggggagaggaagggatacGCCCAGGTCACAGCTGGCACCAGagtggccccccacccccgccacctgGCGTCTGGAGCACCCTGGTCAGCAGAAGGGAACCAGACCCCGAGGAGGCTGTGTAGACACACCCTTCTTCCCCACACCAGCCGCACACTGGTGTGGATGCCGCCCTCAAGAGAGGTGGCGGGTGGTTAGACCAATCCTGGCAGGCTAGCTCTGGGCTGCTGTAGTGCCTGTTCCAGAGATGAAGAAGTGGAGACGTCCAGTTCAGCAGCCCCCTGGGTGGCAGGCAGCCAGCACAAGGGCAAGCAGCCCCCCGTGATGAATCTGCCCCTGCACTTGCGCAAGCCCACCACGCTTCAGCAGTGCGAAGTGGTCATCCGCCAGCTGTGGAACGCCAACCTCCTGCAGGCCCAAGAGGTGAGGCTCAGGCAGCGGGGACCCCAGTGCCTCCGCAGACCCCGCCCActgcccctcttctccctgccttccagCTGCAGCACCTCAAGGCCCTCCTGGAAGGGAACCGGAGGAGGCCCAAGGCTGCATCTGAGGAGGCCGGCCCCAGCTCTCCCAAGTGAGTGATTCGGCGTGGCCCCCACCGCATCCCGGTGAGGTCTGCTCTTTTGGGGCTCACTACCGACTCCTCTTTCACCAGGGACCAGGAGGCCCTTCACCAGGGAGCCATGCAGCTCCCCAAGGTCCCCACCAAGGGCATCCCCAAGAAATGGTGAGTCCCAccggcagggggagggtggggtggtcTGAGCCCAGTACATAAGGGGCAGGGACAGCTCAGTGCCTTGCCTGGGGCCCTGCTGCCAGCCAAGTCTCCGCTCCTGCTCCCGGGGGCACCTGTAGTGACCTCCCTCTGCCCTACCAGCCTGATTCTGAGCCCTATGCCCGTGGCAGAGCGCCCCATCCTGCCCGCGCTGAAGCAGACCTTGAAGAGTAACTTTGCTGAGCGGCAGAAAAGGCTGCAGGTGGTGCAGCGCCGGCGGCTGCACCGCTCTGTCCTTTGAGGCGGGCGGCACGTGTCGGCGTCTGCATGCCAGGTCAGGGCCAGGCCAGTGCCCTACAGCTGGAGACGCTAACCCTCTCTAGATAGCACTTCAAAAGAATTCGAACACGTTTAGGCCGCGCGAAATTCCAGATAAGCAAAGTTCATGGCAGATAAAGTACTTGGTTGCTCTCAGAACCGAGACACTATTTTCTTGCTCGGTATTTTGCTATTCTGCATTTACACAAAAACACATTAAATGAGTATTACCCTACCTGTTGAAGACTGGAAATAAAGCTCGTTTCTCCACTTGTGAACCTCATCCCTCACCGCTCTCTGACATGGCTGCCCTGCCATGtgcccccagctctgctccctgcGGTGGGAGGGGCCCACTGGGGCAGTCACCAGGACTTGTCCAGGGCCTGGTGGGTGCCCTGCGCCACGGGCAGGCACAGCATGCACCCTTCTTTGAGTGCAGGGGGTTTCCTGGCCCTTGGCTGGGCTGGGACTGCCTTCCAGGCACAAGGGCAAGTCCCGTCCCCCCTGCCACAGCGCCGTCCAGCCTCCACACTGACAATCCCAGCTAACGAGCCATCCTACCGAGCCTGCCTTCTGCTGTGGAGGGCCACGGCCATGGGAGAATGGTCCTCTCCAGGGCGCTGGGGCCCCACCCTGAGATTCCCACCCAAGAGCCTCACCACCCCCTTACTCACCAGAACCGAAGCTTCCTAGGTCTCATGGGTGTGGTCAGTTTAGTGTCGACCCTCCCCTGGCAGGACAGGGCTACTGTCCCCACTGGCCATTTCCTCAGTGCtgatctctgcctcttctttggGCAGCAGGAGCTTTGCCAGAAACCTCAGGGTAAACCAGGATGAGGCACTGATACTGTCAAAAAAGGGTGAACTAAGGTCTGGGCATCCACGGCCGTCTCCAAGGTGAGGAATCTGGCTCAGCCCTGAAAGCGTACCTCACTGGATAGTGGTCCCAGACTTGTGGGAGGGGACACAGTGACAAACTCATGACAAACACAggaataataaatttattataagaaCCACAGATGACACGGTAGTGCACATACAAAAGGGGAAACCTCTCATTGCCAGAGGGCTGATGCCCTGTCAGGGAGCTTTCACTCTCTGCTGGAGCAGCTCTGATGACGCCAGGTCCTGAGGATGCTGCCCTGACCCAAGAACAGGCCCAAGTGCCCAGTGAGTGGGCACGGTGCCAGGTACAGGatccactcaggtgtccctgctCCCTAGGCACCCCCACAGTGCTGAGCAGACCCCCATGGCTCTTAAAGGGAGAATGCCATGAGGTATGAGTCCCAGGTGATGGCAGGGGATTCACAACTGCCTGCTGGCCGACTTTCCTTCTGAGACGCAGCCAGCCGCCCTTGGATCCAGGAGCTTCCCAGTGGCGTGCCCCCCACGGCAATGGTGGAAGGGTCTGAACCCAAAACCgtgaccagagaattctgtgtgtgttttcagggTTTCCTATGCTCTCCATGTTCCCCTACAGAAACAAAAAGTTTTCTGGCACACAAGAGGCTCTAACGAGACCTGGAGTTCTCCCCCAGGCTGCTGAGGAAGGACATGGGCCCTGGAGAAGCCAAGGGGACAGCAGCCCAAGGAGGAGCACACAGGGCTGAGGCATGTCCGACTCccgggggggagtgggggtgggggagtcccAACCCCACCACGAAGCAGCCAGCTCCACAGCCACCTGCCCCAGTCACGTACAAGTATGGGAAAATGTTTGGCAGGTCCCCAAGGCAGAAGATAAAAGCAGGAAAGCTAATCTAAGCCCAGGTTCTCTAAGGGAGCCAACACCTAGAAATGTCCAACGTGAGGTGCATGTCCGCTGTGGCCCCGAC
This DNA window, taken from Neofelis nebulosa isolate mNeoNeb1 chromosome 11, mNeoNeb1.pri, whole genome shotgun sequence, encodes the following:
- the LOC131490512 gene encoding coiled-coil domain-containing protein 74B-like; its protein translation is MSAGVAAAGQRPPSSGLPGSRGTSRLRPPAILQPAQHSTQVGLIEAQKRVVDLEKSLQFLQQQHSETLVKLHEEIEHLKRENKDLHYKLIMNQKPKKANSQGKARPRPSFSKKQDSKTDIPPKTDLEEKTPAAALFHKSKRDNAPGVQGQAKDEEVETSSSAAPWVAGSQHKGKQPPVMNLPLHLRKPTTLQQCEVVIRQLWNANLLQAQELQHLKALLEGNRRRPKAASEEAGPSSPKDQEALHQGAMQLPKVPTKGIPKKCLILSPMPVAERPILPALKQTLKSNFAERQKRLQVVQRRRLHRSVL